The Shewanella sp. NFH-SH190041 genome has a window encoding:
- the dmpG gene encoding 4-hydroxy-2-oxovalerate aldolase, giving the protein MNLQGKQVKLHDMSLRDGMHAKRHQISLDEMVAIACGLDDAGVPLIEVTHGDGLGGASLNYGFPAHSDEEYLQQVIPRMKQAKISALLLPGIGTVDHLKMAHRLGVHTIRVATHCTEADVSGQHIRLARELDMDTVGFLMMAHMISPEQLTEQALLMESYGANCIYCTDSAGYMLPDDVTERITLLRSSLKVETEIGFHGHHNLGMSIPNSLAALAAGAVRIDGSVAGLGAGAGNTPLEVFVAVLERMQVNHGIDLYRIMDVAEDLVTPMMEQPIRIDRDALTLGYAGVYSSFLLFAQRAEQTYGVPARDILLELGRRGTVGGQEDMIDDTAMTMAKSRGLPLIQADNVE; this is encoded by the coding sequence ATGAATTTACAAGGAAAGCAGGTCAAGCTGCATGATATGTCGCTACGTGACGGTATGCATGCCAAACGCCATCAAATTAGTCTGGATGAAATGGTTGCCATCGCCTGTGGCCTTGATGATGCAGGCGTGCCATTAATAGAAGTGACCCATGGAGATGGGCTCGGTGGCGCATCGCTCAATTATGGTTTCCCCGCCCACAGTGATGAAGAATATCTGCAACAGGTTATTCCCCGGATGAAACAGGCAAAAATTTCCGCCTTGCTACTGCCTGGGATAGGAACAGTGGATCATTTAAAAATGGCCCACAGATTAGGAGTCCATACCATTCGGGTTGCCACCCACTGCACTGAGGCTGATGTGTCCGGCCAACATATTCGTCTTGCCCGTGAGTTAGACATGGATACCGTTGGCTTTTTAATGATGGCGCATATGATTTCGCCGGAGCAACTCACTGAGCAGGCACTGCTGATGGAGTCTTATGGTGCCAACTGCATTTACTGCACTGACTCAGCAGGTTATATGCTGCCTGATGATGTGACAGAGCGAATTACGCTGCTGCGAAGCAGTCTCAAAGTCGAGACAGAAATTGGCTTCCATGGTCATCATAATCTTGGGATGAGTATTCCTAACTCGTTAGCTGCTCTTGCCGCAGGCGCTGTGCGCATTGACGGCTCAGTTGCCGGACTTGGCGCCGGTGCGGGCAATACACCGCTAGAAGTGTTTGTTGCCGTACTGGAACGCATGCAGGTTAATCATGGCATTGATCTCTACCGCATTATGGATGTCGCGGAAGATTTAGTTACCCCGATGATGGAGCAACCCATTCGTATCGACCGAGATGCCCTGACCTTAGGATATGCCGGAGTTTACTCATCATTTTTACTGTTTGCCCAGCGAGCAGAGCAGACATATGGCGTACCCGCCCGGGATATTTTGCTCGAGCTTGGTCGGCGCGGCACTGTCGGTGGGCAGGAAGATATGATTGATGATACGGCCATGACCATGGCCAAAAGTCGGGGACTACCATTAATCCAAGCTGACAACGTGGAATAA
- a CDS encoding MFS transporter, whose protein sequence is MASLPSQQRAGWLLLLLTLFYGQTFVGRQILAVMIEPVKQEFAATDAQMGLVSGLAFAGVFALLALPAGRLADRSHRPRLLAASALLWSLSTLLCGMAEGFIALVLFRMLVAVAEVPVASASISLISDAYPASKRAFAISRFSSAATFSAVIALSLGAMLIDTLGWRYSFMLIAVLTLPLVILILTLKESRPAPTVATEITETTHGAANPSQATTWQSSLLLLWQLPSVKAIILASALATMGSNAYAMWNAAFLIRSHGLTLQQAGLLAGVIAGGASAAGMLMGGYLADRRHGMGNPLSLAIWGHLLGLSCLILYLLWPSEMKIELLGMPIPAAMLACALAGFFSVFWVGPSFAQLTQRVPANLRATAVALQTMLVTLLGIGAGPFLAGMLSDWLTPSFGIDALRYALILTNSCILISVLLLWRVNQLSAAEMADSAQQAVIQQPSAH, encoded by the coding sequence ATGGCATCCTTGCCCTCTCAGCAACGCGCTGGTTGGTTGTTGCTGTTACTCACGCTCTTTTATGGGCAGACTTTTGTCGGCCGGCAGATCCTCGCAGTCATGATTGAGCCGGTAAAACAAGAATTTGCCGCCACTGATGCCCAAATGGGGCTGGTGTCCGGCCTCGCCTTTGCCGGGGTATTTGCCCTGCTAGCCTTACCGGCCGGACGACTTGCCGATCGCAGTCACCGGCCCAGACTACTCGCCGCCAGTGCTCTGCTTTGGTCCTTATCTACCCTGCTTTGTGGGATGGCGGAAGGTTTTATCGCTCTGGTACTGTTTCGAATGTTGGTGGCAGTAGCCGAAGTGCCGGTAGCATCAGCCTCTATTTCTCTGATCTCTGATGCCTACCCGGCCAGTAAGCGGGCCTTTGCCATTAGCCGCTTTTCCTCCGCGGCAACCTTCTCAGCGGTGATCGCCTTAAGTCTTGGCGCAATGCTGATTGACACCTTGGGCTGGCGCTACAGTTTTATGCTTATCGCAGTACTGACCTTGCCCTTGGTGATATTGATCCTGACGCTAAAAGAATCCCGCCCGGCACCAACTGTGGCTACAGAGATAACAGAGACAACACATGGGGCGGCAAATCCGTCGCAAGCCACGACTTGGCAAAGCAGTCTGTTGTTACTGTGGCAACTGCCTAGCGTTAAAGCCATTATTCTCGCCAGTGCGCTGGCAACCATGGGCTCAAATGCCTATGCCATGTGGAATGCCGCCTTTTTAATCCGCTCTCACGGTTTAACTTTGCAACAAGCCGGACTCTTGGCCGGAGTCATTGCCGGGGGCGCATCGGCAGCAGGCATGCTGATGGGGGGCTATTTGGCTGATCGCCGCCATGGCATGGGCAATCCCCTCAGCTTAGCCATTTGGGGACATCTGCTTGGGTTAAGCTGCCTGATCTTATACCTGCTTTGGCCCAGTGAAATGAAAATTGAGCTGTTGGGTATGCCAATTCCTGCTGCCATGCTGGCCTGTGCACTAGCGGGATTTTTCTCTGTCTTCTGGGTTGGCCCCAGCTTTGCCCAATTAACCCAGCGGGTGCCGGCTAATCTCCGCGCAACCGCCGTTGCGCTGCAAACCATGCTGGTGACTTTACTCGGGATCGGTGCAGGTCCATTTCTTGCTGGAATGCTGAGTGACTGGCTCACGCCTTCATTTGGTATTGATGCCCTGCGTTATGCGCTGATCCTTACCAACAGCTGCATTCTTATCTCGGTATTACTACTTTGGCGGGTTAATCAACTCTCCGCCGCCGAAATGGCAGACAGTGCTCAGCAGGCGGTAATACAGCAACCATCGGCGCACTAA
- a CDS encoding SDR family oxidoreductase — MSIIAVTGSASGIGAAVCQQLIDKGHTVIGIDLRTDQQFTQVAADLSQPQGRQAAIEHVQSLCNGQLDGLVCCAGLGVTAPSSSLIIGVNYFGAAALVKGLLPQLQNSKQSSVVIIGSVAANQQLAAPHEMASAMLDNDETQARALADTAQAPHIAYAASKYAITAWARAEAVKQGAGGVRINIVAPGAVETPLHKASKEDPRFGEAVRNFVAPIGRAGQPAEIAATVSFLLSTEASFITGSVLFVDGGMDAMMRSKHF; from the coding sequence ATGTCCATTATTGCAGTAACCGGCAGTGCTTCTGGTATTGGTGCCGCGGTATGTCAGCAACTCATCGATAAGGGGCACACAGTGATCGGTATTGATTTACGCACCGATCAACAATTTACCCAGGTGGCTGCTGATCTGTCACAACCCCAAGGACGACAAGCGGCCATTGAACATGTGCAATCACTGTGCAACGGACAATTAGATGGATTGGTCTGTTGTGCCGGTCTTGGTGTCACCGCCCCCAGCAGCAGTTTAATTATCGGCGTCAATTATTTCGGCGCGGCTGCATTGGTTAAGGGGTTATTGCCCCAACTGCAAAACAGCAAGCAATCAAGTGTGGTGATTATTGGCTCGGTTGCAGCCAATCAACAACTTGCCGCGCCCCATGAAATGGCCAGCGCCATGCTTGATAATGATGAAACCCAAGCTCGCGCACTAGCAGATACCGCCCAAGCGCCACATATTGCCTATGCAGCATCAAAATATGCTATTACTGCGTGGGCCAGAGCGGAAGCGGTAAAACAGGGCGCCGGTGGTGTGCGGATCAATATCGTTGCACCAGGCGCGGTAGAAACACCGCTGCATAAGGCATCAAAGGAAGACCCCCGCTTTGGTGAAGCGGTACGTAATTTTGTCGCGCCGATAGGACGTGCTGGTCAACCGGCTGAGATTGCGGCTACAGTCTCCTTTTTACTGTCCACTGAGGCCAGCTTTATTACCGGCAGCGTACTATTCGTCGATGGCGGTATGGATGCCATGATGCGCAGTAAACACTTCTAG
- the serS gene encoding serine--tRNA ligase produces the protein MLDPKFLRTELEVTAERLATRGFILDVDRIQKLEEQRKSLQVETEELQAKRNAISKSIGQAKAKGEDIAPIMAQVGDLGSQLDAKKQELSDLLNDISAIAMSTPNLPDESVPVGADENENVEVRKWGEPRHFDFEVKDHVDLGEGLQGLDFKSAVKITGSRFIVMKGKIARMHRALAQFMLDTHTLEHGYTEAYVPYLVNADSLLGTGQLPKFGEDLFHTKPATEEGQGLSLIPTAEVPLTNLVRDTIVDEAALPIKLTAHTPCFRSEAGSYGKDTRGLIRQHQFDKVEMVQLVKPEDSMNALEELTGHAENILKKLGLPYRVVVLCTGDMGFGSSKTYDLEVWLPAQNTYREISSCSNMKDFQARRMQARFRGSDNKPALLHTLNGSGLAVGRTLVAILENYQNADGTITVPEALRPYMGGLAQLG, from the coding sequence ATGTTAGATCCTAAATTTTTGCGTACAGAACTGGAAGTCACTGCCGAACGTCTGGCAACCCGTGGCTTTATCCTGGATGTTGATCGTATCCAAAAGCTGGAAGAACAGCGCAAATCTCTGCAGGTTGAAACTGAAGAACTGCAGGCTAAGCGCAATGCTATCTCCAAGTCCATCGGTCAGGCGAAAGCCAAGGGTGAAGATATCGCCCCGATTATGGCACAAGTTGGGGATCTGGGTTCCCAGTTGGATGCCAAGAAGCAAGAGCTGTCGGATCTGTTGAATGATATCTCCGCCATTGCCATGAGCACACCAAACCTGCCGGATGAGTCCGTACCAGTGGGTGCTGATGAGAATGAAAACGTGGAAGTCCGTAAATGGGGCGAGCCACGTCATTTTGATTTTGAAGTAAAAGATCACGTTGATCTGGGTGAAGGTCTGCAAGGACTGGATTTCAAGAGCGCCGTGAAAATCACCGGCTCACGCTTTATCGTGATGAAAGGTAAGATTGCCCGTATGCACCGTGCACTGGCGCAGTTTATGCTTGATACCCATACCTTAGAGCATGGCTACACTGAAGCTTACGTACCTTATCTGGTGAATGCTGACAGTCTGCTGGGTACCGGTCAGCTGCCTAAGTTTGGGGAAGATCTGTTCCACACCAAACCTGCGACTGAAGAAGGTCAAGGTCTGAGCTTGATCCCAACGGCTGAAGTACCACTGACTAACTTGGTACGTGATACCATCGTTGATGAAGCCGCACTGCCAATCAAACTGACTGCCCATACCCCTTGTTTCCGTAGTGAAGCAGGCTCTTATGGTAAAGATACCCGTGGTCTTATCCGTCAGCACCAGTTTGATAAAGTTGAAATGGTACAACTGGTTAAGCCAGAAGATTCCATGAATGCTCTGGAAGAACTGACCGGTCATGCTGAGAATATTCTGAAGAAGCTGGGTCTGCCTTACCGTGTGGTTGTGTTGTGTACTGGCGATATGGGCTTTGGCTCAAGCAAAACTTACGATCTGGAAGTATGGCTGCCAGCGCAGAATACCTACCGTGAAATTTCTTCATGCAGCAATATGAAGGACTTCCAGGCTCGCCGTATGCAAGCCCGTTTCCGTGGTAGCGATAACAAGCCTGCACTGTTGCATACTCTGAACGGTTCTGGTCTGGCTGTGGGTCGTACTCTGGTTGCTATTTTGGAAAACTACCAAAATGCAGACGGTACTATCACAGTACCAGAAGCACTGCGTCCTTATATGGGCGGTCTGGCTCAGCTGGGTTAA
- the crcB gene encoding fluoride efflux transporter CrcB: MSDILFVAMGGAAGAVCRYLISIFMIQVLGTGFPFGTLLVNVLGSFIMGVVYALGQVSHLSPELKAMIGVGFLGALTTFSTFSNETMLLLQDGEWLKAGLNVVLNLMICFFVVYLGQQLVFSRV; this comes from the coding sequence ATGAGTGATATCTTATTTGTTGCAATGGGCGGCGCCGCGGGTGCCGTTTGCCGTTATCTGATCTCAATATTTATGATACAAGTGCTTGGCACCGGTTTTCCTTTTGGTACACTGTTGGTCAATGTGTTGGGCTCCTTTATTATGGGAGTCGTCTATGCACTAGGACAAGTCAGTCACCTCAGTCCTGAGCTCAAAGCGATGATTGGTGTTGGGTTCTTGGGCGCCTTAACGACGTTTTCAACTTTCTCCAACGAGACCATGCTGTTGCTACAGGATGGTGAATGGCTCAAAGCCGGCCTCAACGTGGTGCTGAACCTGATGATCTGCTTTTTTGTGGTTTATCTGGGGCAGCAATTGGTCTTTTCTCGCGTTTAA
- a CDS encoding replication-associated recombination protein A, with protein MSSLSFDFAPDFRPLAARMRPRDLSEYIGQAHLLGEGQPLRQALEAGRAHSMLLWGPPGTGKTTLAELVANCTNAHVERISAVTSGVKEIRAAIEQAKAVAQARGQRTLLFVDEVHRFNKSQQDAFLPFIEDGTVIFIGATTENPSFEINNALLSRARVYLIHKLEKHEICQIVRQALTDSERGLGQRQLQISDDVLSQLADICDGDGRKSLNLLELMSDMVPDGGSFTAKMLTQVAGQQMAGYDKNGDQYYDLISAVHKSIRGSAPDAALYWYCRILEGGGDPLYVARRLLAVASEDIGNADPQAMTVALNAWECFHRVGPAEGERAIAQAILYLASAPKSNAVYTAFKAARLLARESGNQPVPNHLRNAPTGLMQNLGYGEGYRYAHDEPNAYAIGENYFPAPLKDSRFYFPTERGFEKRIKDKLAQLAELDMLSGNKRYE; from the coding sequence GTGAGCAGTTTGAGTTTTGATTTTGCGCCTGATTTTCGGCCACTGGCCGCGCGTATGCGGCCACGTGATTTGTCGGAGTATATCGGTCAGGCGCATTTGCTTGGCGAAGGTCAGCCCTTGCGTCAAGCACTTGAGGCCGGTCGGGCTCATTCCATGTTGCTATGGGGGCCTCCTGGCACAGGTAAAACAACCTTAGCTGAGTTAGTGGCCAATTGTACTAATGCTCATGTGGAGCGGATTTCGGCTGTGACCTCCGGGGTGAAGGAAATCCGCGCTGCCATTGAGCAGGCCAAAGCGGTCGCTCAGGCCCGTGGTCAACGTACTTTGCTGTTTGTTGATGAAGTGCACCGATTCAATAAGAGTCAGCAGGATGCTTTTCTGCCATTTATTGAAGATGGCACTGTGATTTTTATTGGAGCCACCACAGAAAATCCCTCATTTGAAATCAATAATGCGTTACTGTCCCGTGCCCGGGTGTATCTTATCCATAAACTGGAGAAGCATGAGATCTGTCAGATTGTCCGTCAGGCACTGACTGACTCAGAGCGAGGGCTGGGGCAGCGTCAGTTGCAGATCAGCGATGATGTGTTATCCCAACTGGCAGATATTTGTGATGGTGATGGCCGCAAATCGCTGAACCTGCTTGAGCTGATGAGTGACATGGTGCCCGATGGTGGCAGTTTTACCGCAAAGATGCTGACACAGGTCGCAGGCCAACAGATGGCCGGGTACGATAAAAACGGTGATCAGTATTATGATTTGATTTCTGCGGTGCATAAATCCATTCGTGGCTCGGCACCGGATGCGGCCTTGTATTGGTATTGTCGTATTTTAGAAGGGGGCGGCGATCCACTTTATGTTGCTCGTCGTTTGTTGGCGGTGGCTTCAGAGGATATTGGTAATGCCGATCCTCAGGCGATGACAGTTGCTCTGAATGCTTGGGAGTGCTTTCATCGGGTGGGGCCTGCAGAAGGGGAGCGGGCGATTGCTCAAGCGATTCTTTATTTGGCCAGTGCCCCTAAGAGTAATGCGGTATACACAGCTTTCAAGGCTGCTCGGCTACTTGCTCGAGAAAGTGGTAATCAACCTGTGCCCAATCATCTGCGTAATGCCCCGACTGGGCTGATGCAAAATTTGGGTTATGGTGAAGGTTATCGCTATGCCCATGATGAGCCTAACGCTTATGCGATAGGTGAAAATTATTTTCCTGCGCCACTCAAGGACAGTCGCTTCTATTTCCCCACTGAACGGGGATTTGAAAAAAGGATCAAAGATAAGCTGGCCCAATTAGCTGAGCTCGATATGCTCAGCGGGAACAAACGCTATGAGTGA
- the lolA gene encoding outer membrane lipoprotein chaperone LolA, protein MKQIIRLSVLGLSALLSTAAMANDADQLKQQLIHLNGMTADFQQQVTDVNHKEIQQGSGVIALAYPNRLYWHLTEPDESLIVADGKDVWVYNPFAEEVTVMDMKDVIAASPIALLVHRDAKTWQNYNVTRDGECYHIKPKQLDSQVVGVDVCFKGQTLSTFSIRDSQGNDSRFKLKGQRALDAKDDALFKFTVPENVDVDDQRTGE, encoded by the coding sequence ATGAAACAAATTATTAGGTTGTCGGTATTGGGGCTGTCAGCCTTGCTCAGTACAGCGGCCATGGCCAATGATGCCGATCAGCTGAAACAACAATTGATTCATTTAAATGGAATGACAGCAGACTTTCAGCAGCAGGTGACCGATGTCAACCATAAGGAGATTCAACAGGGGAGTGGGGTGATTGCACTGGCCTATCCCAATCGCTTGTATTGGCATTTAACTGAGCCAGATGAATCCTTAATTGTGGCTGATGGTAAAGATGTCTGGGTATACAATCCGTTTGCTGAAGAAGTGACGGTAATGGATATGAAGGATGTGATTGCGGCATCGCCCATTGCTTTGCTGGTTCACCGGGATGCTAAGACTTGGCAAAACTATAACGTGACCCGTGACGGTGAGTGTTATCATATCAAACCCAAGCAGCTGGACAGTCAGGTGGTTGGCGTTGATGTTTGTTTTAAGGGGCAAACCCTGAGCACGTTTAGTATTCGTGACAGTCAGGGAAATGACAGTCGTTTCAAACTCAAAGGACAGCGGGCGTTGGATGCCAAGGATGACGCCCTGTTTAAATTTACCGTGCCTGAGAATGTGGATGTGGATGATCAGCGCACCGGGGAATAA
- a CDS encoding DNA translocase FtsK — protein MSQGKHVTPLTGLQRLQEGGLLCCCMLATFILLALSSFNPADPGWSQTSYQGDIHNLTGAVGAWLADVLFYFFGYTAYFIPFVTALAGWVLFKRLHKLAEVDYFSVGLRLVGFLLMVLSLAALASMNANDIYGFSAGGVAGDVISAAMLPYFNVLGTTLLLLCFVCAGFTLLTGISWVTVVDMLGWGTITAARWLYQLPAKLRNHTRESDDTRGFMSLVDKFKASREKHHGAHHADLPLSSPEDTSRAEPSISLAPVAASSDIPDAIFAAGNSSQHDVQQPQSDSEVEHSVQSQQVMDEIDFSVKASTGAVNAVKRMDASKAKVVDGIITLDDGTPVMTQPLTPLPDISLLDVPHRTKNPITQAELDHIARLVEAKLADFNVIAKVMGVFPGPVVTRFELELAPGVKASKITNLAKDLARSLLAENVRVVEVIPGKAYVGLEIPNKYRETVYMRDVLDCQAFTDNPSNLAMVLGANIAGEPVVVDLGKMPHLLVAGTTGSGKSVGVNVMITSLLYKSTPADVRFIMIDPKMLELSVYEGIPHLLCEVVTDMKEAANALRWCVGEMERRYKLMSALGVRNLKGYNAKIADAKAAGQPILDPLWKSSDSMAPEAPELDKLPSIVVVVDEFADMIMIVGKKVEELISRIAQKARAAGIHLILATQRPSVDVITGLIKANIPTRIAFQVSSKIDSRTILDQMGAETLLGMGDMLYLPPGTSIPIRVHGAFIDDHEVHKVVADWHARGKPQYIDEILQGASDGEQVLLPGETADAEEELDALYDEAVAFVTETRRGSISSVQRKFKIGYNRAARIIEQMELQGVVSSQGHNGNREVLAPPPPKH, from the coding sequence TTGTCTCAGGGAAAACATGTTACGCCCCTTACCGGATTGCAGCGTCTGCAGGAAGGCGGCTTATTGTGCTGCTGTATGCTGGCCACGTTTATTTTATTGGCACTGAGTAGTTTTAATCCGGCTGATCCGGGTTGGAGCCAAACCAGTTATCAGGGCGACATTCATAATCTTACCGGTGCGGTCGGCGCTTGGCTGGCAGATGTGCTGTTTTATTTTTTTGGTTATACCGCCTATTTCATCCCTTTTGTTACAGCACTGGCCGGTTGGGTGTTATTTAAACGCTTGCATAAGCTGGCTGAGGTTGATTATTTCTCAGTTGGATTGCGCTTGGTGGGATTTTTATTGATGGTGCTGAGCTTGGCGGCACTGGCCAGTATGAATGCCAATGATATTTATGGTTTTTCGGCCGGTGGTGTCGCTGGTGATGTGATTTCAGCTGCCATGCTGCCTTATTTTAATGTGCTGGGCACAACCTTGTTGCTGCTGTGCTTTGTTTGCGCCGGATTTACGCTGTTGACCGGTATTAGTTGGGTCACTGTGGTTGATATGCTGGGGTGGGGCACGATTACTGCTGCGCGTTGGTTATATCAATTGCCGGCTAAATTACGTAACCATACTAGGGAGTCAGATGATACTCGGGGCTTTATGTCCTTGGTTGATAAATTTAAAGCCAGTCGGGAAAAGCATCACGGGGCGCATCATGCTGATTTACCATTGTCTTCCCCTGAAGATACATCCCGAGCTGAACCAAGCATATCATTGGCTCCGGTTGCGGCTAGTAGCGATATTCCTGATGCAATATTTGCAGCAGGAAATAGTAGTCAGCATGACGTGCAACAGCCACAGTCTGATAGTGAAGTGGAGCACAGCGTGCAATCTCAACAGGTTATGGATGAGATTGATTTTAGTGTTAAAGCCTCAACAGGCGCTGTGAATGCTGTTAAACGTATGGATGCCAGTAAGGCTAAGGTAGTCGATGGCATTATTACTTTAGATGACGGCACACCTGTGATGACTCAGCCATTAACGCCGTTGCCTGATATCAGTTTATTGGATGTTCCACATCGGACTAAAAACCCCATTACCCAAGCAGAGTTAGATCATATTGCTCGGCTGGTTGAGGCTAAATTGGCTGATTTTAATGTGATTGCCAAGGTGATGGGGGTGTTTCCGGGCCCCGTTGTGACGCGCTTTGAGCTGGAATTAGCGCCAGGGGTAAAAGCGTCAAAAATTACAAACCTTGCCAAAGACTTAGCTCGTTCACTATTGGCTGAAAATGTGCGTGTTGTCGAGGTTATCCCTGGTAAGGCTTATGTCGGGTTAGAGATCCCCAATAAGTACCGCGAAACAGTTTATATGCGTGATGTGCTGGACTGCCAAGCATTTACCGATAACCCATCCAACCTAGCCATGGTGCTCGGTGCCAATATTGCCGGTGAACCTGTGGTGGTGGACTTAGGGAAAATGCCGCATCTGTTGGTTGCCGGTACTACAGGCTCGGGTAAGTCTGTTGGGGTGAATGTGATGATCACCAGTTTGCTGTATAAATCTACCCCAGCAGATGTGCGGTTTATCATGATTGACCCGAAAATGCTGGAATTGTCAGTGTATGAAGGCATTCCCCATCTGCTATGTGAGGTGGTGACTGACATGAAAGAGGCTGCCAATGCGCTGCGCTGGTGTGTCGGCGAAATGGAGCGTCGCTATAAACTGATGTCAGCCCTTGGTGTGCGTAACCTTAAAGGTTATAACGCTAAAATTGCCGATGCGAAAGCCGCGGGCCAACCGATTCTGGATCCATTGTGGAAGTCTAGCGACAGCATGGCACCTGAAGCTCCTGAATTGGATAAATTGCCATCTATTGTGGTGGTTGTGGATGAGTTCGCTGACATGATTATGATTGTCGGTAAGAAAGTTGAAGAGCTGATATCGCGTATTGCGCAGAAAGCCCGCGCCGCAGGCATCCATTTAATTCTGGCGACTCAGCGCCCCTCTGTGGATGTGATTACCGGCCTTATCAAGGCCAACATTCCAACGCGGATTGCTTTTCAGGTATCGTCCAAAATTGATTCCAGAACCATTTTGGATCAGATGGGCGCAGAAACGTTGCTTGGGATGGGGGATATGTTATATCTGCCGCCTGGTACAAGTATTCCTATTCGAGTTCACGGCGCCTTTATTGATGATCATGAAGTTCACAAAGTGGTAGCTGACTGGCATGCCCGTGGTAAACCTCAATACATAGATGAAATCCTGCAAGGAGCCAGCGATGGTGAGCAGGTGTTGCTGCCGGGCGAAACCGCAGACGCGGAGGAAGAGTTGGATGCACTGTATGATGAGGCGGTGGCATTTGTGACTGAAACCCGCCGTGGTTCCATTTCCAGTGTGCAACGTAAATTTAAAATCGGCTATAACCGTGCTGCTCGCATTATCGAACAAATGGAATTGCAGGGCGTGGTCAGTAGTCAAGGACATAACGGTAACCGCGAAGTGCTGGCACCTCCGCCACCTAAGCATTAA
- the lrp gene encoding leucine-responsive transcriptional regulator Lrp, whose protein sequence is MPYNKKSPVKDLDRIDRNILNELQIDGRISNVELSKRVGLSPTPCLERVKRLEKQGYINGYTALVNPHFLGASLLVFVEITLNRDTPEVFDKFNRAVQLLDDIQECHLVSGDFDYLLKTRVSDMSAYRKLLGETLLKLPAVSDTRTYVVMEEVKQTNRVAIQPLPKTEA, encoded by the coding sequence ATGCCATATAATAAAAAGAGTCCTGTAAAAGACTTGGATCGGATAGATCGTAACATTCTTAACGAACTACAAATTGATGGTCGCATCTCGAACGTCGAACTATCAAAACGGGTGGGGCTGAGTCCAACCCCGTGTTTGGAAAGGGTGAAACGGCTGGAGAAACAGGGATATATCAACGGCTATACTGCATTGGTTAACCCTCATTTCCTTGGCGCATCTCTGCTGGTCTTTGTTGAGATAACACTTAACCGTGACACTCCAGAAGTGTTTGATAAGTTTAACCGCGCAGTTCAGTTACTTGATGATATTCAAGAATGTCATCTGGTTTCCGGTGACTTCGATTACCTGCTGAAAACCCGCGTATCCGATATGTCGGCATACCGTAAACTGCTTGGCGAAACCTTGCTTAAACTGCCGGCTGTTTCTGATACCCGCACTTATGTAGTGATGGAAGAAGTTAAACAGACCAACCGCGTAGCGATTCAGCCTTTACCAAAAACTGAAGCCTGA